The Doryrhamphus excisus isolate RoL2022-K1 chromosome 1, RoL_Dexc_1.0, whole genome shotgun sequence genome includes a window with the following:
- the hemgn gene encoding putative uncharacterized protein DDB_G0290521 isoform X1, whose protein sequence is MEGTSQQDTDWKGQNEEEQGGIRRRLRDRELLKRRKAEAEEKETSQWVLGLESPRKRQRAEGTKRRGRARKIADTPLSSFTQEDPAMVVLPEPEEAIPAPASDLLEAESFLSETPWVRSTTTPGLGLSLVSTPDVLTAVPAVPSQDQSTAPAPDLTPKPVSDPAPDIAPEPVSDFAPEPTPDLAPEPTSAPDPAPEPASDFKPTEPTPALAPEPTSGSDAVPEPASDSALDALLVFAQSQAPVLEPASVSSVIPPQVETLMSSQSQAKETLDQVIIEDLGPDDKEEQVQVQSRNQDKRADQETSEALSINEPPKNETCTVPSLSSLTSTQGYFQGN, encoded by the exons ATGGAGGGCACCTCGCAGCAAGACACTGACTGGAAAGGCCAGAATGAAGAAGAGCAAG GTGGGATCCGACGCCGCCTGAGGGACAGGGAACTTCTCAAGAGGAGAAAAGCCGAAGCAGAGGAGAAGGAAACTTCACAGTGGGTTTTGGG GCTGGAGAGCCCGAGGAAAAGGCAGAGAGCTGAAGGCACCAAAAGGAGGGGGAGGGCCAGGAAGATCGCTGATACTCCGCTGAGCTCTTTCACACAGGAAGATCCTGCTATGGTGGTGCTCCCGGAACCAGAGGAGGCGATACCAGCTCCGGcatcggaccttctggaagcaGAATCTTTCCTTTCTGAGACGCCGTGGGTGCGCAGCACTACTACTCCGGGTCTCGGTCTATCGCTTGTGTCAACTCCAGATGTTCTCACTGCAGTTCCTGCAGTTCCTAGCCAAGATCAATCCACCGCTCCAGCTCCAGATCTCACTCCCAAACCAGTTTCAGATCCAGCTCCAGATATAGCCCCTGAGCCAGTGTCAGATTTTGCTCCCGAACCAACTCCGGATCTAGCTCCTGAACCAACTTCAGCTCCAGATCCAGCCCCTGAACCAGCGTCAGATTTTAAACCAACTGAACCAACTCCGGCTCTAGCTCCTGAACCAACTTCAGGTTCAGATGCAGTCCCTGAACCAGCGTCAGATTCAGCTCTGGATGCTCTTCTAGTCTTCGCTCAATCCCAAGCTCCTGTTTTGGAACCAGCCAGCGTCTCCTCCGTTATCCCTCCGCAGGTGGAGACCCTCATGTCCTCACAGTCACAAGCCAAAGAGACCCTTGACCAGGTGATCATTGAAGACTTGGGACCAGATGACAAAGAGGAGCAGGTTCAAGTTCAATCCCGGAATCAGGATAAAAGAGCCGATCAAG aaacCAGTGAGGCGCTATCCATTAATGAGCCCCCAAAAAACGAAACATGCACAGTTCCGTCCTTGTCCTCACTGACATCTACTCAAGGATACTTCCAGGGAAACTGA
- the hemgn gene encoding putative uncharacterized protein DDB_G0290521 isoform X2 yields the protein MEGTSQQDTDWKGQNEEEQGGIRRRLRDRELLKRRKAEAEEKETSQLESPRKRQRAEGTKRRGRARKIADTPLSSFTQEDPAMVVLPEPEEAIPAPASDLLEAESFLSETPWVRSTTTPGLGLSLVSTPDVLTAVPAVPSQDQSTAPAPDLTPKPVSDPAPDIAPEPVSDFAPEPTPDLAPEPTSAPDPAPEPASDFKPTEPTPALAPEPTSGSDAVPEPASDSALDALLVFAQSQAPVLEPASVSSVIPPQVETLMSSQSQAKETLDQVIIEDLGPDDKEEQVQVQSRNQDKRADQETSEALSINEPPKNETCTVPSLSSLTSTQGYFQGN from the exons ATGGAGGGCACCTCGCAGCAAGACACTGACTGGAAAGGCCAGAATGAAGAAGAGCAAG GTGGGATCCGACGCCGCCTGAGGGACAGGGAACTTCTCAAGAGGAGAAAAGCCGAAGCAGAGGAGAAGGAAACTTCACA GCTGGAGAGCCCGAGGAAAAGGCAGAGAGCTGAAGGCACCAAAAGGAGGGGGAGGGCCAGGAAGATCGCTGATACTCCGCTGAGCTCTTTCACACAGGAAGATCCTGCTATGGTGGTGCTCCCGGAACCAGAGGAGGCGATACCAGCTCCGGcatcggaccttctggaagcaGAATCTTTCCTTTCTGAGACGCCGTGGGTGCGCAGCACTACTACTCCGGGTCTCGGTCTATCGCTTGTGTCAACTCCAGATGTTCTCACTGCAGTTCCTGCAGTTCCTAGCCAAGATCAATCCACCGCTCCAGCTCCAGATCTCACTCCCAAACCAGTTTCAGATCCAGCTCCAGATATAGCCCCTGAGCCAGTGTCAGATTTTGCTCCCGAACCAACTCCGGATCTAGCTCCTGAACCAACTTCAGCTCCAGATCCAGCCCCTGAACCAGCGTCAGATTTTAAACCAACTGAACCAACTCCGGCTCTAGCTCCTGAACCAACTTCAGGTTCAGATGCAGTCCCTGAACCAGCGTCAGATTCAGCTCTGGATGCTCTTCTAGTCTTCGCTCAATCCCAAGCTCCTGTTTTGGAACCAGCCAGCGTCTCCTCCGTTATCCCTCCGCAGGTGGAGACCCTCATGTCCTCACAGTCACAAGCCAAAGAGACCCTTGACCAGGTGATCATTGAAGACTTGGGACCAGATGACAAAGAGGAGCAGGTTCAAGTTCAATCCCGGAATCAGGATAAAAGAGCCGATCAAG aaacCAGTGAGGCGCTATCCATTAATGAGCCCCCAAAAAACGAAACATGCACAGTTCCGTCCTTGTCCTCACTGACATCTACTCAAGGATACTTCCAGGGAAACTGA
- the anp32b gene encoding acidic leucine-rich nuclear phosphoprotein 32 family member B isoform X2, with translation MLMKNRIHLELRNRAPSELHELVLDNCRSDEGKTEGLTDEFVNLTFLSLINVGLTSVSNIPRLEKLKKLELSDNRISGGLEVLALKLPNLTHLNLSGNKLKEISTLEPLKKLKHLKSLDLFNCEVTNLNEYKDSVFKLLPQLTYLDGYDNEDKEASDSDGEVDGDGVDDDDDEEGEDEEDEDGEEEDFDEEEDDEEDEEEVEGEEDDEEEEDYGPDGEVDDDDEDEEEDDEEADTHKGEKRKRDPDDDDEFDDDEDDY, from the exons ATGTTGATGAAAAACAGGATCCACTTGGAGCTAAGAAACAGGGCACCGTCTGAA CTACATGAACTCGTCCTAGACAACTGTCGATCGGACGAAGGAAAAACCGAAGGCCTCACAGATGAGTTTGTCAACCTGACGTTCCTCAGTTTGATAAATGTCGGCCTAACATCAGTCTCCAACATACCAAGATTAGAAAAACTCAAAAAg ttGGAGTTGAGTGACAACAGAATCAGCGGCGGCCTGGAGGTCTTAGCATTGAAACTCCCCAACCTCACACATCTAAACCTGAGCGGCAACAAATTGAAAGAAATCAGCACTTTGGAACCATTG AAAAAGCTGAAACACCTGAAAAGTTTGGACCTGTTCAACTGCGAAGTGACCAACCTGAACGAGTACAAGGACAGCGTCTTCAAACTCCTGCCCCAGCTCACCTACCTGGACGGCTACGACAACGAGGACAAGGAGGCCTCCGACTCTGACGGAGAGGTGGACGGAGACGGCGTggacgatgacgacgatgaag AGGGCGAGGACGAGGAAGACGAGGACGGCGAGGAGGAGGACTTCgatgaggaagaagatgacgaggaagatgaggaggaggtaGAGGGAGAAGAGGATGACGAGGAG GAGGAAGACTACGGACCGGACGGGGAAgttgatgacgatgatgaagatgaggaggaagacgatGAAG AGGCTGATACCCACAAAGGCGAGAAGAGAAAGCGAGACCCGGATGACGACGATGAATTCGACGACGACGAGGACgactattaa
- the anp32b gene encoding acidic leucine-rich nuclear phosphoprotein 32 family member B isoform X1 produces the protein MLMKNRIHLELRNRAPSELHELVLDNCRSDEGKTEGLTDEFVNLTFLSLINVGLTSVSNIPRLEKLKKLELSDNRISGGLEVLALKLPNLTHLNLSGNKLKEISTLEPLKKLKHLKSLDLFNCEVTNLNEYKDSVFKLLPQLTYLDGYDNEDKEASDSDGEVDGDGVDDDDDEEGEDEEDEDGEEEDFDEEEDDEEDEEEVEGEEDDEEVSGEDEEEDYGPDGEVDDDDEDEEEDDEEADTHKGEKRKRDPDDDDEFDDDEDDY, from the exons ATGTTGATGAAAAACAGGATCCACTTGGAGCTAAGAAACAGGGCACCGTCTGAA CTACATGAACTCGTCCTAGACAACTGTCGATCGGACGAAGGAAAAACCGAAGGCCTCACAGATGAGTTTGTCAACCTGACGTTCCTCAGTTTGATAAATGTCGGCCTAACATCAGTCTCCAACATACCAAGATTAGAAAAACTCAAAAAg ttGGAGTTGAGTGACAACAGAATCAGCGGCGGCCTGGAGGTCTTAGCATTGAAACTCCCCAACCTCACACATCTAAACCTGAGCGGCAACAAATTGAAAGAAATCAGCACTTTGGAACCATTG AAAAAGCTGAAACACCTGAAAAGTTTGGACCTGTTCAACTGCGAAGTGACCAACCTGAACGAGTACAAGGACAGCGTCTTCAAACTCCTGCCCCAGCTCACCTACCTGGACGGCTACGACAACGAGGACAAGGAGGCCTCCGACTCTGACGGAGAGGTGGACGGAGACGGCGTggacgatgacgacgatgaag AGGGCGAGGACGAGGAAGACGAGGACGGCGAGGAGGAGGACTTCgatgaggaagaagatgacgaggaagatgaggaggaggtaGAGGGAGAAGAGGATGACGAGGAGGTCAGCGGAGAGGATGAG GAGGAAGACTACGGACCGGACGGGGAAgttgatgacgatgatgaagatgaggaggaagacgatGAAG AGGCTGATACCCACAAAGGCGAGAAGAGAAAGCGAGACCCGGATGACGACGATGAATTCGACGACGACGAGGACgactattaa
- the coro2aa gene encoding coronin-2A isoform X1, with protein MTATKMTWRPQYRSSKFRHVFGKAAAKESCYDGVPITRSVQDNTFCAVNPRFLAVITECAGGGSFLVLTVHHTGKVDPHHPRVTGHRGNVLDIKWNPFNDYCIASCSEDTTVKVWEIPPHGLLKNMTVPWKELQGHSRRVGLIEWHPTANNILFSTAYDYKVMIWNLDCPEQVIKNPVRTLSQHTDVVLSMSFNTDGSVLATTCKDRKLRLLEPRSGSLLQEANCKTHKASKVIVLGNVKKLLTSGTSRWNDRQIALWDLDDLSVPLLEENLDGSSGVLFPFYDPDTHMLYLAGKGDGNIRYYEISSEKPYIHYLTEYRSSLPQKGMGVMPKRGLDVSSCEVFRFYKLVTIKSLIEPLSMIVPRRSESYQEDIYPMTAGNKAALTADEWLSGLDKGPVLMSLKPGHQVDESYHDMTKGYSRSHGRPGALQLAYIQDQLGTKDGEQDYGLAGEDRTTVSKGEDLLLCSPPKTENELRLKFHKQQDEIRRLRELVNQRDVRIKQLELEIKNIKNSQSPTSL; from the exons ATGACATGGCGCCCTCAGTACCGCAGCTCCAAGTTCCGGCACGTGTTTGGAAAAGCCGCCGCCAAGGAGAGCTGCTATGATGGCGTGCCCATCACACGAAGTGTCCAGGACAACACTTTCTGCGCGGTCAATCCTCGCTTCCTGGCCGTCATCACAGAGTGCGCCGGTGGGGGGTCCTTCCTGGTCCTGACAGTCCATCAT ACGGGTAAAGTGGACCCTCACCACCCTCGAGTGACGGGCCACAGAGGCAACGTGTTAGACATCAAATGGAATCCTTTCAACGACTACTGCATCGCCTCCTGCTCCGAGGACACCACG GTGAAGGTGTGGGAGATTCCTCCTCACGGTTTGTTGAAGAACATGACCGTACCATGGAAGGAGCTCCAGGGTCACAGTCGCAGGGTGGGCCTCATTGAGTGGCACCCCACCGCCAACAACATCCTGTTCAGCACGGCGTACGACTACAAG GTCATGATCTGGAACCTGGACTGTCCTGAGCAGGTGATCAAGAACCCTGTACGGACCCTGAGCCAGCACACAGACGTAGTCCTGTCCATGTCTTTCAACACGGACGGCAGCGTTTTGGCCACCACTtgcaaagacaggaagttgcGACTCCTGGAGCCACGTTCAGGAAGCCTCCTGCAG GAAGCCAACTGTAAGACGCACAAGGCCAGCAAGGTGATCGTCCTGGGCAACGTGAAGAAGCTTCTCACGTCGGGAACATCCAGATGGAACGACCGTCAGATTGCTCTCTGGGATCTG GATGATCTGTCAGTGCCTTTGTTAGAGGAGAACCTCGACGGGTCGTCGGGGGTCCTCTTCCCTTTTTACGACCccgacacacacatgctgtaccTGGCTGGAAAG GGTGACGGGAACATCAGGTACTACGAGATCAGCTCCGAGAAGCCGTACATCCACTACCTGACAGAGTACCGCTCCAGCTTACCTCAGAAAGGGATGG GTGTGATGCCAAAGAGAGGCCTGGACGTGAGCTCGTGCGAAGTGTTCCGGTTCTACAAGCTGGTGACCATTAAGAGTCTGATTGAGCCTCTGTCCATGATCGTACCTCGCCGG TCGGAGTCCTACCAGGAGGACATTTATCCCATGACGGCGGGGAATAAAGCTGCCTTGACTGCAGACGAGTGGCTGAGCGGCTTGGACAAAG GCCCGGTGTTGATGTCCCTGAAGCCGGGACACCAAGTGGACGAGTCGTACCACGACATGACCAAGGGGTACAGCAGGTCTCACGGCCGACCGGGTGCGTTGCAGCTGGCCTACATTCAGGACCAGTTGGGCACCAAAGACGGCGAGCAGGACTACGGACTGGCGGGGGAAGACAGGACAACGGTTAGCAAAGGAGAAGACCTCCTGCTCTGCTCTCCGCCAAAGACAGAAAATGAG CTCCGTCTGAAATTCCACAAGCAGCAGGATGAAATTCGGCGGCTGCGTGAGCTCGTCAACCAGAGGGACGTACGCATCAAGCAGCTGGAGCTGGAGATCAAGAACATCAAAAACTCTCAGTCTCCTACCTCACTTTaa
- the coro2aa gene encoding coronin-2A isoform X2, with protein sequence MTWRPQYRSSKFRHVFGKAAAKESCYDGVPITRSVQDNTFCAVNPRFLAVITECAGGGSFLVLTVHHTGKVDPHHPRVTGHRGNVLDIKWNPFNDYCIASCSEDTTVKVWEIPPHGLLKNMTVPWKELQGHSRRVGLIEWHPTANNILFSTAYDYKVMIWNLDCPEQVIKNPVRTLSQHTDVVLSMSFNTDGSVLATTCKDRKLRLLEPRSGSLLQEANCKTHKASKVIVLGNVKKLLTSGTSRWNDRQIALWDLDDLSVPLLEENLDGSSGVLFPFYDPDTHMLYLAGKGDGNIRYYEISSEKPYIHYLTEYRSSLPQKGMGVMPKRGLDVSSCEVFRFYKLVTIKSLIEPLSMIVPRRSESYQEDIYPMTAGNKAALTADEWLSGLDKGPVLMSLKPGHQVDESYHDMTKGYSRSHGRPGALQLAYIQDQLGTKDGEQDYGLAGEDRTTVSKGEDLLLCSPPKTENELRLKFHKQQDEIRRLRELVNQRDVRIKQLELEIKNIKNSQSPTSL encoded by the exons ATGACATGGCGCCCTCAGTACCGCAGCTCCAAGTTCCGGCACGTGTTTGGAAAAGCCGCCGCCAAGGAGAGCTGCTATGATGGCGTGCCCATCACACGAAGTGTCCAGGACAACACTTTCTGCGCGGTCAATCCTCGCTTCCTGGCCGTCATCACAGAGTGCGCCGGTGGGGGGTCCTTCCTGGTCCTGACAGTCCATCAT ACGGGTAAAGTGGACCCTCACCACCCTCGAGTGACGGGCCACAGAGGCAACGTGTTAGACATCAAATGGAATCCTTTCAACGACTACTGCATCGCCTCCTGCTCCGAGGACACCACG GTGAAGGTGTGGGAGATTCCTCCTCACGGTTTGTTGAAGAACATGACCGTACCATGGAAGGAGCTCCAGGGTCACAGTCGCAGGGTGGGCCTCATTGAGTGGCACCCCACCGCCAACAACATCCTGTTCAGCACGGCGTACGACTACAAG GTCATGATCTGGAACCTGGACTGTCCTGAGCAGGTGATCAAGAACCCTGTACGGACCCTGAGCCAGCACACAGACGTAGTCCTGTCCATGTCTTTCAACACGGACGGCAGCGTTTTGGCCACCACTtgcaaagacaggaagttgcGACTCCTGGAGCCACGTTCAGGAAGCCTCCTGCAG GAAGCCAACTGTAAGACGCACAAGGCCAGCAAGGTGATCGTCCTGGGCAACGTGAAGAAGCTTCTCACGTCGGGAACATCCAGATGGAACGACCGTCAGATTGCTCTCTGGGATCTG GATGATCTGTCAGTGCCTTTGTTAGAGGAGAACCTCGACGGGTCGTCGGGGGTCCTCTTCCCTTTTTACGACCccgacacacacatgctgtaccTGGCTGGAAAG GGTGACGGGAACATCAGGTACTACGAGATCAGCTCCGAGAAGCCGTACATCCACTACCTGACAGAGTACCGCTCCAGCTTACCTCAGAAAGGGATGG GTGTGATGCCAAAGAGAGGCCTGGACGTGAGCTCGTGCGAAGTGTTCCGGTTCTACAAGCTGGTGACCATTAAGAGTCTGATTGAGCCTCTGTCCATGATCGTACCTCGCCGG TCGGAGTCCTACCAGGAGGACATTTATCCCATGACGGCGGGGAATAAAGCTGCCTTGACTGCAGACGAGTGGCTGAGCGGCTTGGACAAAG GCCCGGTGTTGATGTCCCTGAAGCCGGGACACCAAGTGGACGAGTCGTACCACGACATGACCAAGGGGTACAGCAGGTCTCACGGCCGACCGGGTGCGTTGCAGCTGGCCTACATTCAGGACCAGTTGGGCACCAAAGACGGCGAGCAGGACTACGGACTGGCGGGGGAAGACAGGACAACGGTTAGCAAAGGAGAAGACCTCCTGCTCTGCTCTCCGCCAAAGACAGAAAATGAG CTCCGTCTGAAATTCCACAAGCAGCAGGATGAAATTCGGCGGCTGCGTGAGCTCGTCAACCAGAGGGACGTACGCATCAAGCAGCTGGAGCTGGAGATCAAGAACATCAAAAACTCTCAGTCTCCTACCTCACTTTaa